The genomic window tcgtctcatgctaaatctatgatttttatattattttattaggttCCAAATGCTACCATCAGTCgatgacaaaatattttcaaccctttttaatttctttgcattttataaataaatacaatcgTGAATAGATACCGAAAAAcccatcaaaataaaatttcctaacacgcgttcttctaaatgtgtgaaatattttctgcattgTTTTATTTGGCccgcatgctatcttcagaagatatagtAAAATCATGATGCCAAATACTTTCCGAACACGAgtatagctgtttgcgcgttccgagaaaatgatgcaggccgtaatgCAGGTTCCAAATGCTACCATCAGTCGATAACAAAATATTTCCAACCCTTTAaaatttcattgtattttataaataaatactatcgtGAATAGATACCGAAAAAGCCCCTACTATGCGCGTTCAGagaaaaatgatgcaggccgtaagtgggctatgCGCGAGTGGGTTCACAgatgatgatgcatgtcgcaatgGGCTTATTGATTGGGCAATCGCGCCGTAAATGATATCTTGagtatagataacaaacaaaaaacgtgactttgaaatattaaaaagataccaaatgacctttctaactcgtctcatgctaaatctatgatttttatattattttattaggttccaaatgctatcatcagtcgatgacaaaatattttcaaccctttttaatttctttgcattttataaataaatacaatcgTGAATAGATACCGAAAAAcccatcaaaataaactttcctaacacGCATTCTTCtgaatgtgtgaaatattttctgtattgttttattaagcccgtaatgctatcttcagaagatagcgaaaacTCATGATGCCAAAATACTTTCCGAACACGTGTATAGCTGCCAGCTGTTTGCGAGtcaccccccccaaataaatgACGCAGGTCGTAGtgtataacaacaataaatcaagcaagttttcaaagtatatgttttgaagaatgaacttttgcaaagcatcaaagtgctatttttcaataatatatattgatttagataatgaaaatcgatttattttttgtttggctgcttcgaccaacaatacctagccTATCCTCAACGGTCCCGTATTACAAATACCTGATAAGAATAGCAATATTGTCCTATGACCTTCGATCACGATCACTGGAGTGTGTAAAACCACTGTCATAATCTGTGCTCACATGCATTACATAGGCATGTATACCGAAGTTATGTGTGTCATTTACTGACCATTTCTCATAGAACTACACAGATGCACTACACCAGAGCTCACCAGGTAAGTAactatgaaataaatatatattaatagtATTAAACGTATTTACAAGATACTACTATAAATCATTGCCTTAGCACCAATTATGGTATCAAATTGGATAGTCTGCATAATTCAGTATCCCTTTTACGTGTTCTACAACTTGGACCGTGTAAACTTGGACTGAgcttagttccagtaactgtaacttgaCATTACCAGTAAATGTCAGTATGTTAAAGGATAGGGACTGAAGGCATGCAGGCAGGTCTGGGACTGAGCTCACAAGATTCACCTGCACACATGCAGCTACAGGAAGATTAATGTAAGATATACggtaaggctaatgaaatgaaatgattagtttcccgtcaaattttttaagtgaaatttgaggtcatgatttcattactcattattttggaaaatttcattattgtcaaatatttcatttatttaccACACTTATTTAcatggctattacctatattgttgatgaaagaccatctcaaaacaggtattaatgcttagatcatcataacagacattttgcaacagattgagaaaagatttgaatttgtttttataatgaaaagaaatttgaaatttttgtaatcactagaaacatgatgaggtaatccttaaattttcattatttaccacatcctctacccctacaactaggacaaactgctgattatgatcagtagGAGATGTCAGaaattttgagagtttcaattttgattattttcatcTCAATTTTCAGGTTATGATATTTAATACTATctaacattatcttgctgtaaACCTCTATTAGATAGGGTATCTAGAGCTAATGTCAACACATTATCCATATCAGGCTCAGATTTAGGACATTTACGTACATGGTGTCTATATAAGGGCAAAATGTTTTACTAAACTCACATTTCCAAATCGGAAATTGTCGGTAGATATTGTCCGCGTTACAATCTCTTATTCACTATGGactttagtgttgcgccctcttataaggttttaaaagttttcaaaattcacatttgAGAAAATTTGTTGGtgaacaccgaagatttcatgtctctgcgacattcagttcaagagaacgtatgttttaaagatcagtatAATATACCTAAACGTGGAATATCGTATATTTCGGCTTTTCCACCAATATGTAAAAGTTTGTACATAGAGACAGAcaacaatttgagcacgtctttgagtTTGAACCAAGTGTAATTTTTTTCTAGATTATCggtgttgccattttgttttagaAATCATTTATTACCGAGTCTGAAGTATACTATTGCCTACTCAATATTCAgtaaaacggcttcatgcagattaacataCTTCACAGGCTTGATTTTTAATTCATTTTGCCGAAATTATATCTCAACGACATAAGATGCTAGTTTCACAAACATTTCGGCAATCATTTCCAAAGACAATAATAATAGTCTAATTAATGTATAAATTATGACAATTAACTATAAATAACCCTAAGAAAAAGGATCAAAGTATAAGGTgtttttttattgagacaccctgtagaactaagatacaaatattgaaagctactgaaacCTTGAAGAAAGGAAGTTCAGCGTCTTGCATTCCGAACCCAATTCCAGTTGTTCCTCCTATGTTAAcgttgtatatttatatttaaatactttttttaatcAACTGTTTCCCTTTGCAGCTCAGAATACAGTGCCTTTCTTCCATTGCTTCCAGTGTTCCTCCATCATCAGACAATGGCAACCGCAAAAGAGACCAGTCTCTTCATTCCTCAACTTACCATGTTCCTTCTTTTCTTTGGCTTTTCCGTGATCCTCACCGCCACCCAGCTTATGGTCTTGAATAAAACCTGCTTAAGTAATGGATATGACAGGGATGTCTGTGAACACATGCACCAACATCCAGATGTAGAAGACAAGGTACAAACCAAGGCTGCTCGGTTCACTTTTGCAGTTCCTATATTAGCTTTCATTCCAGCAGCATTTATGACTCTAGTGTTAGGTCCATTAAGTGACATCTATGGACGTAAGAAGATTTTATTAATTCCTGTTATTACTGGTGCAATATCTGCTTTAGGTATGCTGATTCAATCTCAGCAACTAGATCTTTCACCAGTATTGATCTACGGTGCCTGTTCCTTTATTGGATTCGGCGGTGGGCTTGGTACTTTCGTGTCCACTTTGATAAGTTATGTGACCGATTCTACGCTTCCAGAACATCGTACTGAACGTCTTAGTATGCTACTGCCATTTTTGGCTCTAGGTCAGACAGTGGGAACTTTGTGTTCTGGAATCCTTTGGGAACAGACAGGAGCACCAGTAATGTTTATTCTAGCTTTTCTAGgtaacatcatcattatcattagtcTATTATTTCTAGAGGAATCGTCACGAAAAGAAGATGATAATAAAGATCACGGTCACGCATTATCGGTAACAGGGTTGTTTAAGAGTGCTACTGCAGGATGGCGAGTTGTATCAGCACCTCGACAAAATGGCCGTCGAAGGAAACTATTGATGTTGCTGATTGTTGGACCTGCTGCAATATTTTTCAATGCAGGTAAGTGGCATGTTTATGTGAATAAATTTTGTCCATGCATTCTATTTTGATCATGTTGAGCATTCAAACATACATTTATATGGCATTATGCGCCGCACGCATCCTATATCGACGACCATTCTCCGTTTCTTTTCTCCAAAGACCTCAACCTTGGTGCTGGTGATGTCTATATCTGAATATAAGGTGAATTATTTCAAGACttttaaactttacgaagcttcttaaaagaagcttcgtaaagtttagggAACGTGAGGTGAAATTGAGCACCTGTACCCAGTTTATTTTATACATGTTAAATGAGATTGACAAGCCCCCGGAAGAGGCGGCAATTGAACCTGATGGGTGTGACAGAAATGTAAACTTTTGCTATAAGCTATTCAATTATTTGTCTATGTCTTTTTCCAGGTGACGTTTCTGTGGTATCTCT from Amphiura filiformis chromosome 5, Afil_fr2py, whole genome shotgun sequence includes these protein-coding regions:
- the LOC140152970 gene encoding proton-coupled folate transporter-like, translated to MATAKETSLFIPQLTMFLLFFGFSVILTATQLMVLNKTCLSNGYDRDVCEHMHQHPDVEDKVQTKAARFTFAVPILAFIPAAFMTLVLGPLSDIYGRKKILLIPVITGAISALGMLIQSQQLDLSPVLIYGACSFIGFGGGLGTFVSTLISYVTDSTLPEHRTERLSMLLPFLALGQTVGTLCSGILWEQTGAPVMFILAFLGNIIIIISLLFLEESSRKEDDNKDHGHALSVTGLFKSATAGWRVVSAPRQNGRRRKLLMLLIVGPAAIFFNAGDVSVVSLSTRRPPFQWTPSTLSYFSASKMVAQVLGTALLVPLYNKITGSKTIQGDLSVMYVCFSTAALQCLVMIVATSSSHLLIVPFLFASIGAVGPVTRSLASKLVKPSEIGALNGFVSFLNNMAAAVGSSLTVSLYTNTVHTFPAAAFLAIMFVLIGSFIIVLVLKRDYREFPAETDDGKKAD